A portion of the Actinomycetes bacterium genome contains these proteins:
- a CDS encoding WYL domain-containing protein, protein MSALDTLARIQRVIAILSLHPDGLSLAVLAEELEVAEPTLRREILNYYSVDVPADQSRVGQRPEVVEFISTEGESVEPQEAPVVRLAGDAAEAELAGNQFSDEDLAQLLQAAISLAEMEPDNEVLSAGIERLNQLLRVESAESFDEAVVSLRRAIEEQIPVEIEYSREWQPGVRTRVVHPYSLLRTNRGWELDAGPFVAGHARTYILSRIRSLQLQSGQRFERPSDVDRILKRDRRAERVQLLLPQGSHWVADRFAERTEVVDADSDDLVLDAFFLPPVAERVGLVLLIAGPDAGVLKPERHAGAAAELAERLREHHGLADRS, encoded by the coding sequence ATGAGCGCATTGGATACGTTGGCTCGAATTCAACGGGTAATCGCCATCTTGTCGTTGCATCCTGACGGCTTATCGCTGGCTGTCCTGGCCGAGGAACTGGAGGTTGCCGAGCCCACCTTGCGGCGAGAGATTCTGAACTACTACAGCGTGGACGTGCCGGCAGATCAGTCTCGGGTGGGGCAGCGCCCAGAAGTTGTCGAGTTCATTTCCACCGAGGGGGAGTCGGTCGAGCCGCAGGAAGCTCCCGTGGTGCGACTGGCGGGTGACGCCGCTGAAGCGGAACTGGCTGGTAATCAATTCAGTGACGAGGATCTGGCGCAGTTGTTGCAGGCGGCGATCAGTCTGGCGGAAATGGAGCCGGACAACGAGGTGTTGAGTGCTGGGATTGAGCGACTCAACCAACTGCTTCGCGTCGAATCCGCAGAATCTTTTGATGAAGCAGTAGTGAGCCTTCGCCGGGCTATCGAGGAGCAGATTCCGGTCGAGATCGAGTATTCCCGAGAATGGCAGCCAGGGGTCAGGACCAGAGTCGTCCACCCCTATTCCTTGTTGCGTACCAACCGAGGATGGGAACTCGACGCCGGTCCGTTCGTTGCTGGTCATGCTCGCACTTACATTCTGAGTCGGATTCGTTCCCTGCAACTGCAGTCGGGCCAGCGCTTCGAACGCCCGTCAGACGTCGACCGAATACTGAAGCGGGATCGTCGTGCGGAGAGGGTGCAACTGCTGTTGCCGCAGGGGAGTCATTGGGTGGCGGATCGCTTCGCGGAGCGCACCGAAGTGGTGGATGCCGACAGCGACGACCTGGTCTTGGATGCCTTTTTCTTGCCGCCAGTGGCCGAACGCGTGGGGTTGGTGCTACTCATCGCTGGCCCCGATGCCGGTGTGCTCAAGCCGGAAAGGCACGCTGGTGCCGCTGCCGAGCTCGCCGAAAGGTTGCGGGAGCATCACGGTCTCGCGGACCGTTCCTGA
- a CDS encoding acyl-CoA dehydrogenase family protein, with the protein MSRLAQTEDLTDVQSHILDAVRDFVEKEIIPNANALEHADEYPTDIVEGLKELGVFGLMIPEEYGGLGESLLTYALVVEEIARGWMSVSGVINTHFIVAYMLMQHGTEEQKQNYLPRMATGEVRGAFSMSEPGCGSDVAAIRSKSVRDGDDYVLNGQKMWLTNGGSSTLVAVLVRSDDEADENASVYQKMTTFLIEKPTGFGEVSPGLTIPGKIDKMGYKGVDTTELIMENLRLPESAVLGGKTGKGFYQMMDGVEVGRVNVAARACGVALRAFELGVDYAQLRETFGKPIAQHQAVQFRLADMAVKVEAAHRMMVMAARKKDSGERNDLESGMAKYLASEYCKEVVEDSFRIHGGYGYSKEYEIERLYREAPMLMIGEGTADIQRMVIGRRLLEDYKLRL; encoded by the coding sequence ATGTCTCGTTTGGCACAGACCGAAGACTTGACCGATGTGCAAAGCCACATCCTGGATGCGGTTCGCGACTTCGTCGAAAAGGAGATCATTCCTAACGCGAATGCCCTGGAACACGCTGACGAATACCCCACCGACATCGTGGAAGGGCTTAAGGAATTAGGTGTATTCGGCCTGATGATCCCGGAAGAGTACGGCGGGCTCGGGGAGTCACTACTCACCTATGCGCTAGTGGTTGAAGAGATTGCCCGCGGCTGGATGAGTGTCTCAGGTGTAATCAACACTCATTTCATCGTGGCTTACATGCTCATGCAGCACGGGACTGAGGAGCAGAAGCAGAACTACTTGCCTCGGATGGCCACCGGCGAGGTGCGCGGTGCATTCTCCATGTCGGAGCCTGGTTGCGGCTCGGACGTGGCCGCCATCCGCTCCAAGTCTGTGCGCGATGGTGACGATTACGTACTCAACGGCCAGAAAATGTGGCTGACTAACGGTGGCTCCTCCACCCTGGTCGCGGTACTGGTCCGCTCCGATGATGAGGCGGACGAGAATGCCTCGGTCTATCAGAAGATGACTACCTTCCTGATCGAGAAGCCCACTGGTTTTGGTGAGGTCAGCCCTGGCCTGACTATCCCCGGCAAGATTGACAAGATGGGTTATAAGGGGGTCGATACCACCGAACTGATCATGGAGAACCTACGGCTCCCCGAGTCGGCCGTGTTGGGTGGCAAGACCGGCAAGGGCTTCTATCAGATGATGGACGGCGTCGAGGTCGGTCGAGTAAACGTGGCGGCCCGCGCCTGTGGCGTCGCACTGCGAGCCTTCGAGCTAGGCGTGGATTACGCGCAGCTTCGCGAGACTTTCGGTAAGCCGATCGCACAGCATCAGGCGGTACAGTTCCGCTTGGCTGATATGGCGGTCAAGGTGGAAGCCGCACACCGGATGATGGTCATGGCTGCCCGCAAAAAGGATTCCGGTGAGCGCAACGACCTCGAATCCGGCATGGCCAAGTATCTCGCCAGCGAATACTGCAAAGAGGTCGTGGAGGACTCCTTCCGCATTCATGGCGGCTACGGCTACTCCAAGGAATACGAGATCGAGCGGCTCTACCGTGAGGCGCCGATGCTGATGATCGGTGAGGGTACGGCGGACATCCAGCGGATGGTCATCGGGCGTCGGCTTCTGGAGGACTACAAGCTGCGCCTCTGA